The following coding sequences are from one Alosa alosa isolate M-15738 ecotype Scorff River chromosome 3, AALO_Geno_1.1, whole genome shotgun sequence window:
- the si:rp71-68n21.9 gene encoding LOW QUALITY PROTEIN: kelch-like protein 9 (The sequence of the model RefSeq protein was modified relative to this genomic sequence to represent the inferred CDS: inserted 1 base in 1 codon), translated as MGNSGEEGKLHRRLSRLGSRHQNREPPRPPPQADKPPTPAXPAPRPPEVVPKPPEAAQKAPDAAPKPPIVAPKPTEPSKQSLPPRPLKREFLCETHGNAILQGLNSFRSDETLCDVTLVPGDSSKTFPVHRAIMASASDYFKAMFTGGMREQELKEIKLHGVSSAGLKNIIDFIYTSRLDLSVGSLQDTLEAASFLQVIPVLDFCNQLLSSEITIENCIEVERIATDLLLEDVHTHISKFVRDNFRELVQSGHFLQLSESSMANALASDGLKGLSEMELYRAARTWIAHDPPTRHPSAYTLLRHIRFPLMNPAELLQISQEQDQSESTGAGAAAANANAPREPPLMRSDTACVNLLLEASNYQMLPFMQPVLQTERTRIRSDAVRLLALGGVMRHQLVVSRELRFYEEPEGARKDEDGAEGTGDVSAFGEVASGGGGTGGSWRALQPMEVPRYQHGVALLGGFLFIVGGQSTYDTKGKTAVDSAYRYDPRFDRWLQVASLNEKRTFFHLSALNGKLYAVGGRNATGEIGSVECYSLNKNEWSFVMPMVEPHYGHAGAVHGGLMYVSGGITKDTFQKEMWCYDPDRDLWTRRADMMDLRGLHCMCTLGDRLYVMGGNHFRGANDYDDVLGCEYYSPASDQWTAVAAMPRGQSDVGVAVFEGRIYVVGGYSWNSRCMVDIVQRYDPERDEWEHAFNVLEPLGGIRACTMTVHRPQEPAAEAQIQECPLLATAKN; from the exons ATGGG AAACAGTGGGGAGGAAGGGAAGCTACACCGGCGTCTTTCGCGACTCGGCAGCCGCCACCAGAACAGGGAGCCTCCCAGGCCACCGCCTCAGGCCGACAAACCCCCCACACCCG ACCCGGCCCCCAGGCCCCCAGAGGTGGTCCCTAAACCACCAGAGGCAGCCCAGAAGGCCCCAGATGCAGCACCCAAACCACCCATAGTGGCCCCCAAACCAACAGAGCCGTCCAAACAGAGTCTCCCTCCCCGACCCCTGAAGAGAGAGTTCCTGTGTGAGACCCACGGCAATGCCATCTTACAG GGTTTAAACTCTTTCCGAAGTGATGAGACGTTGTGTGATGTGACCCTGGTGCCAGGAGACAGCAGCAAGACCTTTCCTGTTCACAGAGCCATCATGGCCTCAGCCAGTGACTACTTCAAAGCCATGTTCACAG GCGGAATGCGAGAGCAGGAGCTGAAGGAGATTAAGCTTCATGGCGTGAGCAGTGCCGGGCTGAAGAACATTATCGACTTCATCTACACGTCGCGACTGGACTTGAGCGTGGGCAGCCTGCAGGACACTCTGGAGGCGGCCAGCTTCCTACAGGTCATACCTGTACTGGATTTCTGCAACCAACTGCTCAGTAGCGag ATCACCATTGAAAACTGCATTGAAGTGGAGCGAATAGCCACAGACCTACTCCTGGAGGATGTCCACACCCATATCAGCAAGTTTGTGCGGGACAACTTCCGGGAGCTGGTGCAGAGCGGACACTTCCTGCAGCTCTCCGAGTCCAGCATGGCGAACGCACTCGCCAGCGACGGCCTCAAGGGCCTCTCAGAGATGGAGCTGTACCGTGCGGCCCGGACCTGGATCGCCCACGACCCCCCTACCCGCCACCCATCCGCCTATACCCTTCTGCGCCACATCCGCTTCCCACTCATGAATCCCGCCGAGCTGCTCCAGATCTCTCAGGAGCAGGACCAGAGTGAGAGCACTGGCGCAGGGGCCGCTGCGGCTAACGCTAACGCGCCGCGGGAGCCGCCACTGATGCGCTCGGACACGGCGTGCGTCAACCTTCTCCTGGAGGCCAGCAATTACCAGATGTTGCCCTTCATGCAGCCGGTGCTGCAGACGGAGCGCACGCGCATCCGCTCCGACGCCGTGCGCCTGCTCGCGCTGGGCGGCGTCATGCGCCACCAGCTGGTGGTCAGCCGCGAGCTGCGCTTCTACGAGGAACCGGAGGGAGCGAGAAAGGACGAAGATGGAGCGGAGGGGACGGGTGACGTCAGTGCCTTCGGAGAGGTGGCGAGTGGCGGAGGAGGAACCGGCGGGAGCTGGCGGGCGCTACAGCCGATGGAGGTGCCGCGCTACCAGCATGGCGTGGCGCTGCTCGGGGGCTTCCTGTTCATCGTCGGGGGCCAGAGCACGTACGACACCAAGGGCAAGACGGCGGTGGACAGCGCCTACCGCTACGACCCGCGCTTCGACCGCTGGCTTCAGGTGGCCTCACTCAACGAGAAGAGGACCTTCTTCCACCTGAGTGCACTCAACGGGAAACTGTACGCTGTCGGAGGTCGCAACGCCACCGGGGAGATCG GTTCAGTGGAGTGCTACAGCCTCAACAAAAATGAGTGGTCCTTTGTGATGCCGATGGTTGAACCCCATTATGGCCATGCTGGAGCAGTCCATGGAGGTCTGATGTATGTCTCAG GCGGCATTACCAAGGACACCTTCCAGAAGGAGATGTGGTGCTACGACCCCGATCGTGACCTCTGGACCCGGCGGGCAGACATGATGGACCTGCGAGGGCTGCACTGCATGTGCACACTGGGCGACCGCCTCTACGTGATGGGCGGCAACCACTTCCGCGGTGCCAACGACTACGACGACGTGCTGGGCTGCGAGTACTACAGCCCGGCCAGCGACCAGTGGACCGCGGTGGCGGCCATGCCGCGAGGACAGAGCGACGTCGGCGTGGCCGTCTTTGAGGGCCGCATCTACGTGGTTGGGGGCTACTCGTGGAACAGCCGCTGCATGGTGGACATCGTGCAGCGCTACGACCCCGAGCGCGACGAATGGGAGCACGCCTTCAACGTGCTAGAGCCGCTCGGGGGCATACGGGCCTGTACCATGACCGTGCACAGGCCCCAGGAGCCTGCCGCCGAGGCCCAGATACAGGAGTGCCCTCTACTGGCCACCGCCAAGAACTGA
- the hao2 gene encoding hydroxyacid oxidase 2 isoform X2: protein MSMVCLTDFEEYAKGHLSKATWDYYAAGADECCTRDDNLLAFKRIRLRPRILRDVSVSDTRTTVLGTEISFPVGIAPTAFHCLAWHEGEMATARATEAVNTCYITSTYSTCSVEEIVAAAPNGYRWFQLYVYRDRKLSEQIVHRVEALGYKALVLTVDVPYTGKRRNDIRNQFKLPPHLKVKNFDGAFQVSAGPEEYGIPAHTLDPSISWKEVYWLQSLTRLPIIIKGILTKEDAELAVEHGVQGIIVSNHGGRQLDGGPATIDCLSEIVDTVQGRIEVYMDGGIRTGSDVLKAVALGAKCVFIGRPAVWGLAYKGEEGVREVLQILNDEFRLSMALSGCRNVAEINRNLIQFSKL, encoded by the exons ATGTCTATGGTCTGTCTGACGGACTTCGAGGAGTATGCTAAGGGGCATCTCTCCAAGGCCACCTGGGACTACTATGCCGCCGGAGCAGACGAGTGCTGCACCCGGGATGACAACCTGTTGGCCTTTAAACG AATCCGCCTGCGGCCTCGGATCTTGCGGGACGTGTCGGTGAGTGACACGCGGACCACAGTGCTGGGCACGGAGATCAGCTTTCCCGTGGGGATCGCTCCAACCGCCTTCCATTGCCTGGCCTGGCACGAGGGGGAGATGGCAACAGCAAGGG ctACGGAGGCGGTGAACACATGCTACATCACCAGTACCTACTCAACCTGCTCGGTGGAGGAGATTGTGGCGGCGGCGCCCAACGGCTACCGCTGGTTCCAGCTGTACGTGTACCGCGACCGCAAGCTGTCCGAGCAGATCGTGCACCGCGTGGAGGCGCTGGGCTACAAGGCTCTGGTGCTCACCGTGGACGTGCCCTACACCGGGAAACGCCGCAACGACATCCGCAACCAGTTCAAGCTCCCGCCCCACCTCAAGGTGAAGAACTTTGATGGGGCCTTCCAG GTCAGCGCTGGCCCGGAGGAGTATGGCATCCCCGCCCACACGCTGGACCCGTCCATCAGCTGGAAGGAAGTGTACTGGCTGCAGTCGCTCACACGGTTGCCCATTATCATTAAGGGCATCCTTACCAAGGAGGACGCCGAGCTAGCTGTGGAGCACGGCGTCCAGGGAATCATCGTGTCCAATCACGGCGGGCGTCAGCTGGACGGCGGACCGGCTACT ATAGACTGCCTGTCAGAGATAGTGGACACGGTGCAGGGGAGGATCGAGGTCTACATGGATGGTGGGATCCGCACAGGCAGCGACGTGCTCAAGGCCGTGGCTCTCGGAGCCAAGTGTGTGTTCATCGGACGGCCCGCTGTCTGGGGCCTGGcttataag GGTGAGGAAGGAGTCCGCGAGGTGCTGCAGATCCTGAACGATGAGTTCCGCCTTTCCATGGCCCTGTCGG GTTGCCGAAACGTTGCCGAGATCAACAGGAATCTGATTCAGTTCTCCAAACTTTGA
- the hao2 gene encoding hydroxyacid oxidase 2 isoform X1 → MSNCSCNRDGARCAEMSMVCLTDFEEYAKGHLSKATWDYYAAGADECCTRDDNLLAFKRIRLRPRILRDVSVSDTRTTVLGTEISFPVGIAPTAFHCLAWHEGEMATARATEAVNTCYITSTYSTCSVEEIVAAAPNGYRWFQLYVYRDRKLSEQIVHRVEALGYKALVLTVDVPYTGKRRNDIRNQFKLPPHLKVKNFDGAFQVSAGPEEYGIPAHTLDPSISWKEVYWLQSLTRLPIIIKGILTKEDAELAVEHGVQGIIVSNHGGRQLDGGPATIDCLSEIVDTVQGRIEVYMDGGIRTGSDVLKAVALGAKCVFIGRPAVWGLAYKGEEGVREVLQILNDEFRLSMALSGCRNVAEINRNLIQFSKL, encoded by the exons atgagtaacTGTAGCTGCAATCG AGACGGAGCGCGTTGTGCAGAAATGTCTATGGTCTGTCTGACGGACTTCGAGGAGTATGCTAAGGGGCATCTCTCCAAGGCCACCTGGGACTACTATGCCGCCGGAGCAGACGAGTGCTGCACCCGGGATGACAACCTGTTGGCCTTTAAACG AATCCGCCTGCGGCCTCGGATCTTGCGGGACGTGTCGGTGAGTGACACGCGGACCACAGTGCTGGGCACGGAGATCAGCTTTCCCGTGGGGATCGCTCCAACCGCCTTCCATTGCCTGGCCTGGCACGAGGGGGAGATGGCAACAGCAAGGG ctACGGAGGCGGTGAACACATGCTACATCACCAGTACCTACTCAACCTGCTCGGTGGAGGAGATTGTGGCGGCGGCGCCCAACGGCTACCGCTGGTTCCAGCTGTACGTGTACCGCGACCGCAAGCTGTCCGAGCAGATCGTGCACCGCGTGGAGGCGCTGGGCTACAAGGCTCTGGTGCTCACCGTGGACGTGCCCTACACCGGGAAACGCCGCAACGACATCCGCAACCAGTTCAAGCTCCCGCCCCACCTCAAGGTGAAGAACTTTGATGGGGCCTTCCAG GTCAGCGCTGGCCCGGAGGAGTATGGCATCCCCGCCCACACGCTGGACCCGTCCATCAGCTGGAAGGAAGTGTACTGGCTGCAGTCGCTCACACGGTTGCCCATTATCATTAAGGGCATCCTTACCAAGGAGGACGCCGAGCTAGCTGTGGAGCACGGCGTCCAGGGAATCATCGTGTCCAATCACGGCGGGCGTCAGCTGGACGGCGGACCGGCTACT ATAGACTGCCTGTCAGAGATAGTGGACACGGTGCAGGGGAGGATCGAGGTCTACATGGATGGTGGGATCCGCACAGGCAGCGACGTGCTCAAGGCCGTGGCTCTCGGAGCCAAGTGTGTGTTCATCGGACGGCCCGCTGTCTGGGGCCTGGcttataag GGTGAGGAAGGAGTCCGCGAGGTGCTGCAGATCCTGAACGATGAGTTCCGCCTTTCCATGGCCCTGTCGG GTTGCCGAAACGTTGCCGAGATCAACAGGAATCTGATTCAGTTCTCCAAACTTTGA